A stretch of the Arachis stenosperma cultivar V10309 chromosome 6, arast.V10309.gnm1.PFL2, whole genome shotgun sequence genome encodes the following:
- the LOC130933824 gene encoding uncharacterized protein LOC130933824, producing the protein MGPLVRVLRLVDGEKKPPMGYIYEAMEKNCQLHRQLHAAGHFLNPELFYDNPRIELDLEVTKGWFECITRLVPSIAVQEKILEKQALYKAGYGHFGSSFIKSQRKKLSPAFWWQTYGHEAPNMRDLAIKILSLTCSASRCECNWSIFEHTHTKKRNRLDHERMESLVFIKYNQQLIERYNLKDEVDLIALNDIDECNEWLVGEIGIATFRDDDNMDDDADLVHQDDNTLSWNLIFEAMRGHEPTTYTRRQQNKNRKEPATVRGGAKGGPKKQEEDIQFNDTESEDDEGVEGHDNNRVNLDESNES; encoded by the exons ATGGGGCCTCTTGTTCGGGTGCTTCGACTTGTTGATGGGGAGAAGAAGCCACCAATGGGTTATATATATGAAGCAATGGAGAAG AATTGCCAACTTCATCGTCAGTTGCATGCTGCTGGTCATTTTCTGAATCCGGAGTTGTTTTATGATAATCCTCGCATTGAGTTGGATTTAGAAGTTACAAAGGGGTGGTTTGAGTGCATCACTAGATTGGTGCCAAGTATAGCTGTGCAAGAGAAGATATTGGAGAAGCAAGCACTATATAAGGCTGGCTATGGACATTTTGGATCATCCTTTATAAAATCTCAAAGGAAAAAGCTTTCACCCG caTTTTGGTGGCAGACATATGGGCATGAAGCTCCAAACATGCGAGACCTTGCTATCAAGATCTTGAGCTTGACTTGTAGTGCTTCTAGATGTGAGTGCAATTGGAGTATATTTGAGCATACTCATACTAAGAAAAGAAATAGGCTTGATCATGAAAGGATGGAGAGTTTGGTCTTCATAAAGTATAATCAACAACTCATCGAGAGGTACAACCTTAAAGATGAAGTTGACCTTATTGCACTCAATGACATTGATGAGTGTAATGAGTGGTTAGTGGGAGAAATTGGGATTGCCACCTTTCGAGATGATGATAATATGGATGATGATGCTGATTTGGTTCATCAAGATGATAACACTTTGAGTTGGAACCTTATTTTTGAAGCAATGAGAGGACATGAGCCTACAACATATACTAGaagacaacaaaataaaaatagaaaagaacCTGCAACTGTAAGAGGTGGTGCAAAGGGTGGACCAA aaaaacaagaagagGATATTCAATTCAATGATACTGAATCAGAGGATGATGAGGGGGTAGAGGGACACGATAATAATCGTGTTAATTTGGATGAATCTAATGAGAGCTAG